The Aedes albopictus strain Foshan chromosome 1, AalbF5, whole genome shotgun sequence genomic interval tatgggccgtaacgcttggccatcaaccccccctcctcctagagcgttacgtaatttgtggacggcgccttacggTGGCTTCCCCCCGAAACGATGATCCATCTTGGCATCTAACAGCATACATCGGGCCATTTCCActaagtgcctattttttctttcCGCAACTCCATTTTGTTGAGGGGTGTATGGCAGTAAACTGGCCAAGAATCTCGTTCCGCTTCAGAAATGACCTCACACGCTAGCCAGGGTACTCACCTCCATTATCAGATCGAATTACCTTCGGTTTCTTGCCGAACTGTGTTTTCGTCACTATCGTGTATCTgctgcactgccgttctacgcccaattgacccatgttatatgggaatctcaTATAATATGGGACAAttttgcgtagaacggcagtgcagtTTCGCAAACGACTTCGCCAAAAGATTGTCCGAcggttgaaaaaaaatcttcaaacttcaccGGTCCCGATTCGTGCGGTTGGACCCACAGCCTATTGGCTTATACGAGCGAAGTGAACCGGAATAGTAAAAACACGGCTATCTTGATTTGTGGTTGAACATAGAATGAGCTTTATTTCTAATGACACTTACTGACTCACAAAACTTTCAATGATTACTTTGACGATCATAGAGCTGCAACTCCAATAACTATGACCTTCGCCCAGTTCCGTCAGGTTGAATTCACCTTTTAACAACGTCAAAATTTGTCCGTACTCTTCCTGGTTCGAGCACACCACCAGCATATCATCCACGTACAGAATAATGAAAGCAGTCTTACCTTTTCTTGTACGAACATATAAACAGGTATCTGCATCTGACGGCTTGAATCCCATCTTCTTCAAAGTGCTGTCTATTCGCTGATTTCACATCCTCGCCGATTGTTTCAATCCGTAGATATTTCTCTTCAGCAGACATGCAGTTTTATTCCCAGTAGCTTTGGCTCCAGGCGGTAGTCGCATGAAAATCTGCTCGTCCAGCGTACCGTACAAATAGGCAGTCTTGATATCGATGTGGTTCATAGAGAGATTCTTTCTTGCAGCATACGTCAAAAGAACACGGAGCGATTGCTTGGCCACAGGCGCAAAAACTTCATCAAAATCCTGTTCGTATACATGAGTGTAGCCCTGTGCTACAGGACGGGCCTTCTATCGCGTAATGTTCCTGTTGCGTCTCGTTTCTTCTTGAAAATCCACCGGCAATCAACTGGCAGGTCAACTAACTCCCAGGTTCCATTTTCATTGTGAGAGCCCAGTTCGTCTTTGATAGCAGCCTTCCACTGCTCACGCTCCCGACCGCTGACAGCACCTCTTGATCCTCATTATCGTCAACTGGATTTTCAAACTGTTGTTCTATCCCATCCTGCACATCGCTGTTTCGGAACTCATACTCTACTGTATCTTCCTCCGACGAAACAAACATTCCCGGCTCATCTTCCGAAAGGAACCTCACATCTCGGCTTATCTTTATCTTGTTGGTCTTCGAATCAATCCTTCGGTATCCTTTGTGCTGAAGAGAGTACCCGACAAATGTCATCTTCTTCGCTTCAGGCTTCAGCTTTATACGTTGTTCCTTTGGAATGTGCACGTAAGCCTTGACACCGAACACATGCATCGCGGACAAGTCCGGTTTGAGTCCGTATACGGTTTCGTGTGGTGTGATCGCCTTGGCCCTTTTTTTActcattcgtttatttggaaggctctccTTGGCCCTTGTCGGTAAAACGTTTCTGTAGAAAATTTGCTTTACTCACCGCTTCTGCCCAATACTGATATCTCAACTTGGCGTCCAATACCATACAACGTGCCATCTCTACCAGGTATCTGTTCCTTCGCTAGGCCACACCGTTTTGTTGGGGGGTGTTGGCTGTAGTAAACAGCTGCAGTATATCCAAACTCTTGCACGTATTCTCGATACTCTTGTTGCAGTATTCGTAACCTTGATCCGATCGCAGTATCTTCGGGGTTTTTCCATGCTGTGACCTAATCATCCGAACGAACTGGTCAAAACAATCA includes:
- the LOC134291634 gene encoding uncharacterized protein LOC134291634: MSKKRAKAITPHETVYGLKPDLSAMHVFGVKAYVHIPKEQRIKLKPEAKKMTFVGYSLQHKGYRRIDSKTNKIKISRDVRFLSEDEPGMFVSSEEDTVEYEFRNSDVQDGIEQQFENPVDDNEDQEVLSAVGSVSSGRLLSKTNWALTMKMEPGS